The Oxalobacteraceae bacterium OTU3CINTB1 genome includes a window with the following:
- a CDS encoding MFS transporter — MKPHLSWWQIVNMNIGFFGIQFSFGLQQSSMSPIYKYLGADEASLPYLWLAGPMTGLLVQPLIGAMSDRTVTRWGRRTPYFLIGAILCSLGLLAMPFSPTLWMAASLLWILDAANNVTMEPYRAFVSDKLAPKQHSLGFLTQSAFTGLGQTLAYLTPSLLVWLGMNKDAVNSSHIPHIVIVAFLIGAVFSISSVLWTLKTTPEHPLTAQELAEIRSRPAGWRHTLGDIVSAVREMPATMKQLAWVKLFQWYAMFCYWQYIMLSLSTTLYGTTDPASQGFRDAGLLTGQVGAFYNFIAFIGALALVPFTRKYGPKLTHSVCLMLAGFAMLSIPMIHSPALLFVPMVGIGLAWASIMGNPYVMLAGCIPPERTGVYMGIFNMFIVIPMIIQIFTLPLYYRSLLGGNPENVIRLAGGLMLCGAVAVLFVKLKKPQAEGLRLKDNEATGAA, encoded by the coding sequence ATGAAACCGCATCTGTCGTGGTGGCAGATCGTCAATATGAACATTGGCTTCTTCGGCATCCAGTTCAGCTTTGGCCTGCAGCAAAGCAGCATGAGCCCCATCTACAAGTACCTGGGCGCCGACGAGGCGAGCCTGCCGTATCTGTGGCTGGCCGGCCCGATGACCGGGCTGCTGGTGCAGCCGCTGATCGGCGCCATGAGCGACCGCACCGTCACGCGCTGGGGGCGGCGCACGCCGTACTTCCTGATCGGCGCAATCCTGTGCAGCCTTGGCCTGCTGGCGATGCCGTTCAGCCCCACCTTGTGGATGGCGGCCAGCCTGCTGTGGATACTGGACGCGGCCAACAACGTGACGATGGAGCCGTACCGCGCCTTCGTCAGCGACAAGCTGGCGCCGAAGCAGCATTCGCTGGGATTCCTGACGCAGAGCGCCTTCACCGGTCTGGGGCAAACGCTGGCCTACCTGACGCCGTCGTTGCTGGTCTGGCTGGGCATGAACAAGGACGCCGTCAACAGCAGCCATATTCCTCATATCGTCATCGTGGCCTTTTTGATCGGCGCGGTGTTCTCGATCAGCTCCGTGCTATGGACCTTGAAGACGACGCCCGAGCATCCGCTGACCGCGCAGGAGTTGGCGGAGATCCGTTCGCGGCCGGCCGGCTGGCGTCATACCTTGGGCGACATCGTCAGCGCCGTGCGCGAGATGCCGGCGACGATGAAGCAGCTGGCGTGGGTCAAGCTGTTCCAGTGGTATGCGATGTTCTGCTACTGGCAGTACATCATGCTGTCGCTGTCGACCACCTTGTACGGCACCACCGACCCCGCGTCGCAGGGCTTCCGCGACGCCGGTTTGCTGACCGGGCAGGTGGGGGCCTTCTATAACTTCATCGCGTTCATCGGCGCGCTGGCGCTGGTACCGTTCACGCGCAAGTATGGTCCGAAGCTGACGCACAGCGTGTGCCTGATGCTGGCCGGTTTCGCGATGCTGAGTATTCCGATGATCCACTCGCCGGCGCTGCTGTTCGTGCCGATGGTCGGCATCGGCCTGGCGTGGGCGTCCATCATGGGCAATCCGTATGTGATGCTGGCCGGTTGCATTCCGCCGGAGCGCACCGGGGTTTATATGGGCATCTTCAATATGTTCATCGTGATCCCGATGATCATCCAGATCTTCACGCTGCCTTTGTACTACCGCAGCCTGCTGGGCGGGAATCCGGAGAACGTGATCCGGCTTGCCGGTGGCCTGATGTTGTGCGGCGCGGTGGCCGTGCTGTTCGTGAAATTAAAAAAGCCGCAGGCGGAGGGCCTGCGGCTTAAGGATAACGAGGCGACCGGCGCCGCGTGA
- a CDS encoding PfkB family carbohydrate kinase produces MNAAITPRTIAVFGEALVDDFITEQVVGGAPFNVARNLAAFGVATLMVTRIGGDKNGALMRAEFERFGMSQAGLQIDSKEATGRVVVERNEQGHRFIILPDQAYDYVETSPALAALAEAKPGVIYFGTMAQRHECSRKTVREMLRHSDATRYLDLNVRDGQVTERCAFESLHLADIVKVNEEELKDLFSWYTHTKPGTKAIDSPEMVEACQALMRIFSLKGLIVTLGERGALHFGADGAVTANQECHAPARIVDTVGAGDAFSAVFLFGQSRGWSLALTLARANAFAGAICGISGAVPADIAFYQPWIACWRSGGVLPSKAGAVV; encoded by the coding sequence ATGAATGCAGCTATAACCCCAAGAACGATCGCCGTATTCGGCGAAGCGCTGGTAGACGATTTCATCACCGAGCAGGTTGTCGGCGGTGCGCCGTTCAACGTGGCGCGCAATCTGGCGGCGTTCGGCGTCGCCACGCTGATGGTCACGCGCATCGGCGGCGACAAGAACGGCGCCTTGATGCGCGCGGAATTCGAGCGTTTCGGCATGAGCCAGGCCGGCTTGCAGATCGATTCCAAAGAGGCCACCGGCCGCGTGGTGGTCGAGCGCAACGAGCAAGGCCACCGCTTCATCATCCTGCCAGACCAGGCGTACGACTATGTGGAGACGTCTCCCGCGCTGGCGGCGCTGGCCGAGGCCAAGCCAGGCGTCATCTACTTCGGCACGATGGCGCAGCGCCACGAGTGTTCGCGCAAGACGGTGCGCGAGATGCTGCGCCATTCGGACGCCACGCGCTATCTGGACCTGAACGTGCGGGACGGGCAGGTGACGGAACGCTGCGCCTTCGAGTCTTTGCACCTGGCCGACATCGTCAAGGTCAACGAGGAAGAGCTCAAGGATTTATTCAGCTGGTACACGCACACCAAGCCGGGAACGAAGGCGATCGACAGCCCCGAGATGGTGGAGGCCTGTCAGGCGCTGATGCGGATCTTCTCGCTCAAGGGGCTGATCGTCACGCTCGGTGAGCGCGGCGCCCTGCACTTCGGCGCCGACGGCGCCGTCACCGCCAACCAGGAGTGCCACGCGCCGGCGCGCATCGTCGACACGGTCGGCGCGGGCGACGCCTTCTCGGCCGTGTTCCTGTTCGGCCAGTCGCGGGGCTGGTCGCTGGCGCTCACACTGGCGCGCGCCAACGCCTTCGCCGGCGCCATTTGCGGCATTTCCGGCGCGGTGCCGGCCGATATCGCCTTCTATCAGCCGTGGATCGCCTGCTGGCGCAGTGGCGGCGTGCTGCCGTCGAAAGCCGGGGCGGTGGTATGA